The following coding sequences lie in one Xiphias gladius isolate SHS-SW01 ecotype Sanya breed wild chromosome 24, ASM1685928v1, whole genome shotgun sequence genomic window:
- the wasf2 gene encoding wiskott-Aldrich syndrome protein family member 2 yields the protein MPLVTRNIEPRHVCRQTIPINIRSELECVTNISLANIIRQLGSLSKYAEDVFGELFVQAGAFAIRVNTLGERVDRLQVKVTQLDPKEEEVSLQAITTRKAFRSSVTQDQQLFTRPSLPMPVQDTYTTCDPPPPLNHLSQYREDGKEALKFYTDPSYFFDLWKEKMLQDTKDIMKEKRKHRKEKKDHLNQRTLNPRKIKTRKEEWERRKMGEEFVVPKNELMNSSEGLNGSIGSGDGFTSEGLEQSTGSYAYDAGSPLTVTGSDDFLPPPPPDIAYNDGQYGAPTQKRVSVLSPTHPPPAPPSSLPNSRPNLAPPPAPPPPPPPSCFGVPPPPPGFDTPPSPPPLSSSPTAYPSPPAPPPPPALSTVSPPPPPPMPASGGPPPPPPPPPPPGPPPPTFNNSGPPPPAGGGVAPSSAPKPQPAPASDARSDLLQAIRQGFNLRKVEAQREQEKRDHFGNDVAAILSRRIAVECSDSEDDSSEFDDDEWSE from the exons ATGCCTTTGGTGACGAGGAATATAGAGCCGCGGCATGTGTGCCGCCAGACCATCCCTATCAACATCCGCAGCGAACTGGAATGTGTCACCAATATCAGCCTGGCCAACATCATCCGCCAGCTCGGCAGCCTCA gtaAGTATGCAGAGGATGTGTTCGGGGAGCTGTTTGTCCAGGCTGGAGCATTTGCCATCAGGGTAAATACACTGGGAGAAAGGGTGGATCGTCTGCAGGTCAAAGTCACCCAGCTGGACcccaaagaggaggagg tctctctccagGCCATCACTACCCGTAAGGCCTTCCGTAGCAGTGTGACCCAGGATCAGCAGCTCTTCACCAGACCGTCTCTGCCAATGCCTGTACAAGACACCTACACGACCTGTGATCCACCTCCGCCTCTCAACCACCTTAGCCAATACCG GGAGGATGGGAAGGAGGCCCTGAAGTTTTACACTGATCCCTCCTACTTCTTTGACCTGTGGAAGGAGAAGATGCTGCAGGACACCAAGGACATCATGAAGGAGAAACGCAAACACAGA aaggagaagaaagaccaTCTGAACCAACGGACACTCAATCCTCGAAAGATCAAGACCAGGAAGGAGGAATGGGAACGCCGCAAGATGGGAGAGGAGTTTGTGGTGCCAAAGAATGAACTCAT GAATTCTTCTGAGGGACTAAATGGCAGTATTGGATCTGGAGATGGCTTCACTTCGGAAGGCCTTGAGCAGAGTACTGGCTCCTACGCTTATGATGCCGGCTCCCCTCTCACTGTGACTGGCTCCGATGACTTcctgcctcctccacctccagacATTGC GTACAATGATGGACAGTATGGAGCACCAACCCAGAAGCGTGTCAGCGTGCTCagccccacccacccacctccTGCTCCCCCTTCTTCCCTGCCCAACTCCCGCCCCAACCTTGCTCCTCCCCCtgcacctcctccccctcctccaccctcttGTTTTGGGGttcccccacctccccctgGCTTCGACACCCcaccttcccctcctcctctctcctcctctcccaccgCCTATCCCTCCCCACCCGCTCCCCCTCCCCCACCTGCCCTGTCcactgtttctcctcctcctccaccgccTATGCCTGCCAGTGGTggccctccacctcctcctcctcctccacctccccctggCCCTCCTCCCCCAACCTTTAATAACTCCGGTCCCCCTCCTCCCGCGGGTGGTGGGGTGGCACCCAGCTCTGCCCCGAAACCGCAGCCAGCACCAGCCAGTGACGCTCGCAGTGACCTGCTGCAGGCCATCCGacaag GTTTCAACTTGCGGAAGGTGGAGGCACAGCGGGAGCAGGAGAAGCGGGATCACTTTGGCAACGATGTGGCCGCCATCCTGTCCCGACGTATTGCCGTGGAGTGCAGCGACAGTGAGGATGACTCTTCAGAGTTTGACGATGACGAGTGGTCCGAATGA
- the gpr186 gene encoding G protein-coupled receptor 186 — MIQNISDLGWDESSGADAFFPVDQLEKSYEVPPLTVWGVALCVSGTVIATENAIVVTTILATPSLRAPVFLLLASLGLADLLAGVALILHFLFLFCVEPSDWSELLTSGLLVTSLTASLCSLMGVALDRYLSLSHALTYGSGQSRRRAAVLLLLVWLGACVIGAGPAMGWHCLGAPDSCSVVRPLTRTYLSLLCGGFLVVVMVTLQLYAWICRVARRHAHAIATQRHFLPASQSYASKHSSGRGFSRLILVLSVFVGCWMPFSLWGLLGDASSPPLYTYATLVPAAGSSLLNPILYSLRNKDIRKVLLQACCPNRYSHNTHVHYPVDV, encoded by the coding sequence ATGATCCAGAACATCTCTGACCTGGGCTGGGATGAGTCCTCAGGTGCAGATGCCTTCTTTCCAGTGGACCAGCTGGAAAAGTCATATGAGGTCCCGCCCCTGACAGTGTGGGGCGTGGCCCTGTGTGTTTCAGGAACCGTCATCGCCACTGAGAATGCAATAGTTGTCACCACTATCTTGGCCACCCCGTCTCTACGTGCCcctgttttcctgctgctggCTAGCCTGGGACTGGCGGATCTCCTGGCAGGTGTTGCTCTGAtccttcacttcctcttccttttctgtgtGGAGCCCAGTGATTGGTCAGAACTGCTGACCTCAGGCCTGCTGGTGACATCCCTGACTGCCTCACTCTGCAGCCTGATGGGTGTGGCTCTGGACCGATACCTGTCTTTGAGCCACGCCCTCACCTATGGCTCAGGTCAATCACGTCGCAGGGCCGCCGTCCTCCTGCTGCTGGTCTGGTTGGGAGCATGTGTCATCGGGGCAGGACCAGCGATGGGATGGCACTGTCTTGGAGCGCCAGACTCCTGTTCTGTGGTACGACCTCTGACCCGGACATACCTGTCGCTGTTGTGTGGTGGCTTCCTGGTGGTCGTCATGGTAACCCTGCAACTGTACGCCTGGATCTGCCGTGTGGCAAGGCGGCATGCCCATGCCATCGCTACCCAGAGGCACTTCCTCCCAGCCAGCCAATCATATGCAAGCAAACACAGCAGTGGGAGGGGCTTCTCTCGGTTGATCCTGgtcctcagtgtgtttgtgggttgCTGGATGCCTTTCTCCCTCTGGGGGCTGCTAGGAGACGCGTCCAGCCCTCCTCTGTACACCTATGCCACCTTGGTACCAGCCGCGGGCAGTTCCCTGCTGAACCCCATACTCTACAGTCTGAGAAATAAAGACATTCGCAAGGTGCTACTCCAGGCCTGCTGCCCCAACAGATACTCGCacaacacacacgtacactaCCCTGTGGATGTGTAG